tgcaatttgtcctgagtacgctgataccccatatgtggggagtaaccactgtttgggcacatggcagagctcggaatggaagaagTGACGTTTGacttttttcaaaccaaaattggctggaattgagatcagacaccatgtcatgtttggagagcccctgatgtgcctaaacagtggaacccccaacaagtgaccccatattggaaactagacctcccaaggaacttatctcgatgtgccTAAACGTCGCAGTGTCCAAccagtgccccctttttggaactaatctactgtttcctggtgTGTGAATTTTATAAAGTAGTAGCATACGTGAGCTGTGTAGTGAttgtcaggttgtcatacgtcagttgtgtagtgtccgtcaggttgtcatacgtcatttgtgtaagtcagaaattaatttagtactgcatggaggagtggtacagtctgaagcattctttcataCACAGACCAGGTTTCTTGGGGcatgtgtcgcattgataaatggtttccttgcgtattccccttttgtaacacacttggcacctcttttgcgacttacctctttttccaCTTTGAGGGACCTCCCACAGGAAATATTGACCTGGTACGatgcgagcaccttcagttccggaagtaccggGGCTCTCTCCTTCCTGATCTCCAAAGATTTaggccttgatcactacctcctggaactgaacctACGACATatcggtctggcctgcacatcgtgacagcagaaaAGCATTGAGCATTGCCACCTGTACGATGTGCaaggccagcttcttgtaccacaccttggcctttctaaaagcactgtacggttggaggagttgatcagagagatcaacgtcccccatgtttttgttgtaccccagtacacagtcctttttgcagacctgtgcagaggtacctcgtacagtgccaAGGGtgttgccatcaccatgtatggtggtcaagaaaaagacatccttcttgtccttgtacttgaccaccagcaggtggtcgctacattggctcTGCTGTCACCCCATCCGAGCATCTGCCCAATTAGTgtttttgggaggcctctctgatttttgcagacagtaccgcaggcagggccggcccgagagattacggcgccctaggcgaaactattttgttgcgcccctactacttttaacatatctcccaacttttgaagatgggaaagagggacaaagccacacctatatccacgtcccaaccacacccatttagcactgctgatcacactatttcataaagaataattataaacaaaaaaatatggccacacagtgctccatactgtataatggccacacatgatgctccatactgtataatggccacacatgatgctccatactgtataatggccacacatgatgctccatactgtataatggccacacatgatgctccatactgtataatggccacacatgatgctccatactgtatattggccgcacatgatactttgtaccgtataatggccacacatagctactcctacacacgcggctgtgctccgtacacacgcgctccgctccatacacctcgtacacacgcggctccgctccgtacacctcgtacacatttagctccgctccatacacctcatacacacgactccgctccgtatacctcatacacatggctccgctccgtacacctcatacacggctccgctccatacacctcatacacattcagctccgctccatacaccttctgccttttgaaaatattttttataattttttctatttttttctctggcgcccccttagggtcagcgtcctaggcggccgcctagtttgcctatacgttcgggccggccctgaccGCAGGCTGCAGTACATCGTGCAGAGAaggatttgaagagtgggatgctggtataaaagttatccacgtagaggtgataacctttatccagcagtgggtgcaccaaatctcacacaattttcccactcaatctcaggacaggggggcattcagggggttcaGTCCGAGTGTTCTTCCCTTCATAAACtttaaacctgtgggtgtaccctgaggtactctcacacagcttatggAGTTTAATTCCTTACCTGGccttcttactgggcaggtattgatggaatttgagcctccccttgaaatggattaaggactcatccacgcatatgtccctttggggcacataCATTTCAGCAAACATTTTGTTGAAGTGTTTGataaccggccgaactttgaacaaacGGTCAAAGCTGGGGTCATCTCGAGGAGGACTCCGTGCATTATCgatataatgcaggaatttgtggatggcttcAAAACGTGTCCggaccatgaccattcggcacactggagtgttgtataaaacatcaacactctaatattgccgaagttctggcttcttcaagcCCCAAAaccgcatcatttcaactgcgtctacaggagagcagttagaaaatgatgaatcggggttttgtgccaaaaattaatgagcatacaaattagtttggcccaccatgaggttaacaaaatcctcagagaaaaagactttgaaaaagtctagttctgtgaggctggtggtgtcaaacttgattcctgattgtgCCAGAAAATCAGGAATCAGTAGCTCATAATTTtttgggggcgaggtccatatggggtcaggAATAGGAAGCTCTGGTTCATCAGCGTGGCAGTTCAGCAGCacctgaagaagaggaggaagaggaagacaaatctgaaaaataaagaattgtgggatcctctccctcgctatcagtgtcggagccaagaaaagcatatgcctcctccactgaatagagCTTTTGGAACGAACGGGACAAAAAAATTTTCTGTGTATGTGGTGAGTGTGTCAGTACTTTATTTAACGGTTTGTGTGTGTGAGatagtgcttggtgtaaactttgtttgaaaagaaaaagctaaaagaaaaaagcagcaaccagggaaaaaaaagtcagtgaaaagtgtaaaacagcaggcatgatctctgatgagtgaactgcgtcacttatcaaagctcagcggctgctggatgtgtgcacggAGGTGGTGAAAAAGAAAAGTGTCTGAAATAGCAAGCACgggctctgatgagtgaactgcatcaTTAATCAAAGCTCGGCGACTGCTGGATGTGCGCATGGGGGTGGCGCAAAAGTgtggtgaaaaagaaaagtggaaaagAGTGAGCATGGGTGctaatcggtgaactgcgtcaccagtcAACGCTCGGTGGCTGCTGCTTGTGTGCACGGGAGTGGCGCTAAGGCCGGtggagggggtaaaaagagggggaagggaggaatggggggaggaagaaagagggggattggggtggatgaggagAAATCAGGCAGGGATCAGGGATCTAAACACACTTGTCTTTCTTCTTTCTTGTCTTCTTTCTACTCTGTTCTTTGTTCTTCTTTCTTTAGCATTGAGGGATTGTGGTGTCACAAGCTTCTGTTGCACCAAAAGGCCCAGCACAGCAGCAGATCTTGCAGAGTGATTGCTCTACAGAAATCCTCAGCTAGTGTGAGGACATATAGTGCGATCACAGacaggtcacaccgctgctgtgaactGTCATTGGTGCGATTGATGACATCGAttgcaccaatcagagctggccctggtgacgCTGGCTTTGCCAGGCAACGGCCTAGGATTGGTGCTTTCACAGCtctgatcctaggcaggtcacagccaggtcacaccgcgtactgaggactaagaacactacacgtgttcgaaacgcgttcagttgtATTCCAGGCACTTTTCCTCCAGTAACACCGGTATTGTTGTTTAGCAGCTAAGTTTTAATTTTATCAAATAAAAGATTTTTGGATTTTATCTCCGGAGCTGGATACCTTCCTTCTTGTGCAAAGACTACAGTGTCAGACAGAGACGTTGATCCGTGCTCGGACCTTTTGTTGAATACATTCAAGATTTACTAGGGGTAATCTGAATTTCTCTTGTTTTTCACACcgcggctgtgccctgtgattggcgcgatcgatataATTGTCGATCGCACCAATCCGAGTGGGTTCAGCGATGGCTGGCGTTGAcaggcaccagcctaggatcgTTGCTTTTGGAGCACCGATCGTAGGCTGGGACATCAGAGTTTCAGGCAATAAGATTGGCAACGCTAGCCATTTCTCAAACACTGAGAAATGCTgcaattggctgttcagaattgaacagtcaATCACAGTGATCATGGTTGCTTTAGGGCAGTGACACCCCCCTAGTTTGACGGCACCATCTATCCAGAGGTAAGTTTGCACCAGAATTTTAATGTGATCACCGCAACTTCGGTTGCAgtgttgcattaaaaaaaattacataatattccgtccatggtcaaataggcccaggtcacgtGGATGAAATATTGCAGAAATGGTTAAAATAAGCCctaggaggcagattctcatgcagatcattgTCTGCCCTCTAATCCTGAACTGCTCATTTACTtagaagaaaaatgtggatttctctggaataagacatcggatcactggtatcaaggtatcattttattcagcttcctatgacttacatgcccatatagatggcttaggagggtgttgatcctactgacatgttccctttaaattaaaagAAATCCTATGAAAGTCCCTCTTATAAGGCTTTATCTATGTAACAACCATCAATAAAACGGTTTGCAGAGATTAGTAGAGCCACAAAGTACATATTTTTAATAGTAATATGGATGTAGTCATCTAGACTCTAGAACGCTTGGTTAGAAGAACAGTGTTACTACATTAGAAAAAAAAGATAACATTTTATTTTAATATCAGTTTCCACaacaatataaagaaacatagaaaACTATACAAcaacagtgtatatacaggagttcATACTTACTTATGAACATTGTTTGGATTATCAAAGAATAGCCGTAAAAGCTCACTGAGGTTTTCCACAAACCATGCCTTTTGGAATATTTGTTTCCATATGTTGTATAACAAGATATATTTACAGTTGAATACTTACTTATTGGATAGCACCCTCTTATAATACACAGATGTTTCTGATGTTTAATGATGCCAATGACTTTGGAGAAAATTATTAAAAAGTAACTATTAATGCTGTTAAAGAATCGACTGATATCTGAATCTGACGGTAGATGGTATTTTGGTTTCTTTGAAGTTATCTTTCTTTCTGACCTCATTGTTGACCTCCGTGCACAGGATTCTTTAAGTGGAATATATAATTTTACCCTGGTTGCCCTTACTTTGCATGACTCTCACAGCTACATAGAGAGCTTCCATTAATAATGATATATTAGGGAGTCCTAATAcatcatttattatttttactgTTTGAGATACATTTTTAGCTACAGAAATGTATTCTCTAACATCAGAATGCCTCAAGTGCTATGATAAGCCACCTATTGTACACTGAGGGTGGGATCAGATCCTATACTGAGAGGTTAGTAAAGTAGTTACTGCCGATAATAAAGTAAATCATTTTTAATTTTCCTCAAGATATTTGGTAAACCCCATGTTCAAAAGATCTCTATGTACTGAACTTACAAAATCTATGACAATTACTCAATAATAACCAGTTAAAACAGATTTGTCAGAACTCACAATATTGCCCTATGTGAGGAAACCGGAATTGCTACAAATAATgcagtttaaaggggttttccattactTAGAATAGATAGTAAATAACAGATATTTGGGGTCAGACACCCAGCATTCCCATAGATTAGCTATTTGCAGGTTTGGCCATAGCTAAACAGAGAACAGAGCTGGAATAGCACGGCCCCATGCTCTATGTAGTGTCCGCAGTCAGTTATTCACATCAATAGGAGCTGATCTGTGCTACAAAATAAAGCCACTATATGGAGTACTGAGCACTGCACATCAGCTCTGTAGACTGTTTACAGACTAGCAGAAATACCGCAGCTCATCAGGAAGGGTGACGGATATTCGACCTCCACTGATCTGACATTGATGAGCTATTCTAACAATAGATTATActtagtaatggacaacccctttaaataggtcTGTCATCAAATTATACAATGCAAACTGCATAGcttattaaagggcttgtccactactaggacaaccccttctcaatctgagtgTTTGGCCGTGTTAAAactaaaacacttatactcacctcccgtgcgggcgctgttccagcagtgtcggcactcgcgttCCCAGGGCTCATGTAAGGTTATGATAATGACGTGAGCCCTGCGGGcagtcagtgctggcgtcactgtccccaccttcaggcATACAAGTTAGCAAGAGGAAGTGGCCGCTCACTTCCTGCTAATTACTTATACATCTAAAGGCGGGTACagggacgccagcactgattgggcgcagggctcatgTGATGTAACCTCACGTAAGCCCCGGGAATGTGCATGCAGACACCGCAGGGAACGGTGCCCACAAGCAagatgagtataagcttttttattttaatagggCCAAACATGGAAtgagacaggttcactttaagctacAGAGTGTAAAATTCTCAATCCTGGACTTGCTTCACAAAGGTAGCAAGTCTGGAGGATGATAATAATTAACAGTATGTATGTAGGAGAGACCACCCTCCTGACTTGTTAGATGAGAAAAAAATCCAGGAGCCAGAATTTTAATGAGTATTTAACAGTGTTTCCCATACTTTTGTATCTGCTTTTACATGAAAAGTAATCTTCAGGGCTTCTTCAAATGAATGAACAAGGAAGGAAGTGTCAAATCAGATCGATTGGCTTCTTGATAGAAGAATGCAATTCACCTGCTTCTGATTATTTATACTCTTTCAGTGCTTTATTAATGATTTATTCTATTGTTTATTGTTAAAAGACAAACCAATAAAATAGTTGTGAACCAAAAAGTAGGCAAACCTCCTAGTAATGTCAATATTCAGCATAAAGATTCACATGACCCTAGTCTAGCTGCCACATCGATAGTTTGTGGCCTCAAGACTAGAACAATGCAAACCTCTAGTGATTAGTAGGCCCCTGTACATCGTTATGTTATGGCGTGACAGACACATAATAATGTGGACGCTGACTAATCAGAAGAAACCCCACAGATTCCACAGGTGGTAAGAGGTTTCCAGTGCTCTGGCCCATTGGCCACCGATTATTGGCATGGCCATTAGGTCAGGGACCTGAAATGTTTTTGCTCCACTCTAATCAATATATATTTTACTTTAGATGACAATGAAACACTCTTTTTTTCGATAATCCTTGTCTATATTTATACTATTGTGCTAGGAAGAAAGTTAAGGTCCTCTTCTCTGTCTTTGTGCGGCCTTTGTTGGTTGTCATTGATGGATGTAGGTGTATATTCATGAGACAGGTGTTTCATCCTGAAGTCTCGTACAGTTCTGATGTACATTGCACACAAGATTGCACTTGGAAGGTACACGCATGCAGCGATAAGGCCAAAAATCGAGACAGCAGCGTCCCCTCCTTGTACTTCACAGTTCATCCAGGTATAACCCCGACGTGCATATAAGCGCTCCCTAGTTTTACAAATGTCAGTAGAATTGACTTTCTTGATGAAGTAAAGGTATAAAGCAATTCCTACAATGTAACCCACACAGCCCAAAACATCAAATATAAACTCCACAAGAAGTAATTTTATAGATACCCTATGGATGGGCTTACCCCCAAGAATCAAAAATACTATTGTTAAGGCGCAAAACGACAAGCTGAAGGCAACGCCTCCGTACACTCCTGGGGCTCTCAGTTGGCTGTATTGCAGGTCCACATCTCTCACTTGCTGCAGTTCTGTGCCTTCGAATGGACTGTATGCTGAATCAATGCTGAAGGAGCCAAAACCGGCAGCAGACGTGTAACCGCTCAGAACCGCGTATGAAGCAACCACGCAGATCAGTACCAAGATCCCGGCTACTATTTCCACAAACTGCAGGACTCCTTCCAAAAGAAAACACAGAAATACATTACTGTTGAACGTAGAACATAAATGGTCATTATTAGCTTTTTAGGTATTCAGTGTTTGAAAAATCATAAGCAATTTTGCCATCATAATATTTCATAAACTTTGTTACATGCAAATGGAAAATTCAGTAGGAATATGGGGTTCGTTAAGTAATCAAATAATCAGCTTTTTTGGCGAAAGCAAACAGAATCTTATGGAGGCCTGTGAGATTTTATGCCCAAAAATATTTTAATATCTTACTTGATATTTTGTCATCAAGCAAAATTGTCAAACGCAAATAGAATCAACCATTAGGTATGTAAGATTTCAGGGCCCGTGGACCGGCAGAATTTTTCTACATGAAAGACCTTCAATTATTGGCTATCCAGTAACCCAAAAATAGTTAGTAGGCCACATATACAATGGTTCAATGGAATTAATTGCAGTATATTTCCCCAAAAACTTTTGGAGTCCACTGAAATTATTACAATATGCTAATCAATTATAAAAGTATTTAGTTTTTAGGACCCAAACAGAAAAGAAAGAACAAAAGTTTGTGTAGAGACAGCAATAATAGAGGTGTAAATGCTAGTGAGGGCCCCAAATTTTATAGTGTTCAAAGAGCCACAGGAATGTCACAACATAAAATTATTTAGAACTACAAATTTGCACTTTTTACCTTTTGGGCTTATTCACACTCTGCGTTTATTTCCAAGGCATTTTTAAAGGATATAAAACACTACAGTACACTGTACCAACAAAGTGAATAAACAATCTGAACTCTCCtgtacatgctgcttatttttgccTTGTGAACCATGAAAGTGTTTTTTTGCAAAACTACAATGTCAATTCTTTAATCATTTTTGCAATGTTTTCCAAATGAAAGGAAATCAAAGGAAAAAAACACAACGTATCAAACACATGTCAAAAGTGTGTATATTTTCCACAGTATTTTTCCTGCCAATACTTTTGTTGCAGAAAAAACTGCTTCAAATACTCGTGTGTACACACCTTTCTTGCTCTTCTCCGCAGCACCTTTTTTGATTGTAGGCTTTCAGGAGGGATTTCACTCTGTGTAGCACTGTGTGTTCATGTTTTTGCGCTGTATGGTTTTCTTCATTTACTGCTTCCCTTGTTTGTATAGCACATTGCTGTGTGTTGGTGCCATATacactcctcaatattgaaattgcaatAGCATGAAGGAAAAGTGTTGGTATTCTAGAAATCACCGGATTGATAGGCATGTTAATTATACACAAATAATGAAAAAATtaaagcaaaattttcaaaatgtcatTATCTATTTAGCATGAAGTATGAGCACCATGTACAGTAATACACTCACTTACACAACATGGCATTCTACCAATAAGGTTAATAATGGTTgcttgaggaatgttctgccacgcccAATGCACTTGGGTAGCAAataatcaagatccgctgctggcagttgCCTTCGCAATTGTAAATAAATTACGTCACTGATGTGCTCAAagtgagacaagtctggagacactgcaaGTCACGGCAGTACGTTTAGACCACACGCTGCTCACAGTAGCCCGAGCAATGTGTGGCCTGGCCTTGTTTTGAAAAACAGCTCCtgtgacactttggagaaatgtccATATCTTTGGTTCCAAATCAATGTAACTCAGGACTGTTAGTGTACCTGAAGTGAAGACTAGAGAAGTCTGGCTACTATATattatgccactccacaccataatccaggtggatcttgatgatttgcatgccaaTTCAGGGTGACAGAACctttctcagacaaccattaataacgggattaacatagtaacatagttagcaaggccgaaaaaagacatttgtccatccagttcagcctatattccgtcagaataaatctccagatctacTTCCTTcttaagaacctaataactgtaagatacaatattgttatgctccaggaactgGATTGATAGCATGCCAATTTGTGTGTATTTCTGTGAATTGCACTAATgctcgatactgaataaatcaagacattttggaagttttttttccatttcttCATTTGAATAGCATTGCCATGTCTTTCAATTTTATGATTTCCATAATTTTATGAATTTTCCTTGTTGGTGTTTCAATTTCAATGTTGAAAAGTGTAAATAATATTGGAAAAATAATATTGGAAGGTATAACTGCTGCTATGCCCTCCTTCCAACCACCTAAGGTTTCACATGTGCCTTTTATAGGACATACACCACGTTGTGTGTATACAGTAGATCACTGAACAATTaacatgacatatatatatatatactgtatatatatatatatatatatatatatatatatatatatatatatacatacatataattttttactaaaatacaaaggaGATGTGTCgtcttaactttaggccttttagagatcatttcatcttcaccttTCTTAGCTGtttacaataatagtaattttgaacaggggtgcccatacttttgcatGCCGCTGTAATTGTAAAATATGTAAGCTATTTTATACTTGATAGTGAATATTGAAGCAAGGTTAT
This is a stretch of genomic DNA from Ranitomeya variabilis isolate aRanVar5 chromosome 6, aRanVar5.hap1, whole genome shotgun sequence. It encodes these proteins:
- the LOC143782369 gene encoding MARVEL domain-containing protein 3-like, yielding MSHSQRHVNSDRNPPSQRSYNGGQRRERSSSNGQRHGERRDRRAQDRLSSQGPVRSQHSHPPTIMSEYPSRQSKGSFQQYSPPSHRRPSQKRSFSEKCSNLCSRRGVLQFVEIVAGILVLICVVASYAVLSGYTSAAGFGSFSIDSAYSPFEGTELQQVRDVDLQYSQLRAPGVYGGVAFSLSFCALTIVFLILGGKPIHRVSIKLLLVEFIFDVLGCVGYIVGIALYLYFIKKVNSTDICKTRERLYARRGYTWMNCEVQGGDAAVSIFGLIAACVYLPSAILCAMYIRTVRDFRMKHLSHEYTPTSINDNQQRPHKDREEDLNFLPSTIV